The Primulina huaijiensis isolate GDHJ02 unplaced genomic scaffold, ASM1229523v2 scaffold15157, whole genome shotgun sequence DNA window ccttaccaagaaacgcagtacacaacatcacagatgctagtctcgtgctcaagcgacctttatccacgttttaggcggctgaatcgactaggaacgaatttagatcatacagtgtttacaaatgagtttcaacatcgaattacgattcatttgtattaaagtataatcaaggtctttatctatgtttgaaatcgtgggtatacagataaagaaataacaaaccatgaaataatgaattatattaaaataaagattgttatttacaactgagtcaataaaatccctagtcaacagttgacttgcagggcatctactctaacagttcCATCGATGAATCAATGAGAAAATATGTCTCTATCTATAGTAAAATGTGTCTGTAGATTTGTTATCCTTTAACCTTTTATCTTTTGGTCGTCCTAGATTATTAACGAAATGCAATTTCATATTGGATGCCTCCCATTACTataccatttaaaaaaaatcataatttttttacgcTAAAATATAACTCCAGTTCTATATGTTGACAAACAAACTCATTTAGGTAGAGTTTGCAAATGTTTAAAAAAGTGATTATGAATCATTTGCAAAAACTACCTTAGATTCACACGACAAGGTGTGCACTTGTTTTCCATTTGATATATCCAATTTCTCTTTACTTctatttattatcatttttgaTGCAGATTTTTTTAAGAGACTGATAATAATGGTAGTAGCTTTTAAGTTCCTTAATTACTTTTTTGCTGTATGCTTGCTGGTTTTGCATAGATTCGTTGGCTCTCATTTAATGTTTTTGGAAATTTCAGGATCTTGTACGAGGAAattgattatataaatgaaGGAAAGAATGCTGATAAGTTCCGTCGGGATTTTCGTAATATCAAGTGGGTCCGAGTACCTGTATGTTTCCTCCCTGCTAGCTGTATTCTCTCAAATAACTAATTCAAGATTCATTTGATAGACACATAAAATAGGAAGCCAATTGGCGCTTCAAACGCATGGTGCATATTTCAGAATCTTAAAGTTCACAATCACATCTCTATTTCGTTGTCCCGTTTTTTCTAAATTACGAATAAGAACACCTTAGTGACATTTTTTATTTCGAAGAGTTTATGTACTTCCAATAAGATAAATATGTGCAATCTACTATTGACGGGAAATGTGATTCATTTAAGTTCTATACGCTCTTATTAGGCAACCTTGGATGTCATTATTGTGATATTATTCTTTCTTTCAGATGGTCTGCTGGGATTATACAACAACAAAAGTGTTGGCTTTGGAGTATGTTCCAGGTCTCTCTCTCCATCCCATAATTATAGAATCCGGAACTTTGTTGGCAATATTGATCATTTCTTGTGTTTGTTCTGACTCTTTTTAAGCCCATTGTTTGTTTTTCTATTTTTACACTTTATGAATCTTGTCCATGTTCAGGAGTTAAGATAAATGATCTAGACACGATAGCGACACGGGGCTTTAGTAGATCCCGACTTTCATCGCATGCTATTGAAGCCTATTTAATTCAGGTGAGATCAATACcatcaatttattaaaaaattttaataaagctttcatttatttatcttttgattgttattccgaaaTCATGCAACCGTATCAGGTACTGAAGACTGGTTTCTTTCATGCTGATCCTCACCCTGGGAATCTTGCCGTTGATGTGGACGAAGCTCTCATATATTATGACTTTGGTATGATGGGAGACATCAAGAGTTTTACGAGGGAGAGACTATTAGACCTTTTCTACGCTGTTTATGAAAAGGATGCGAAAAAGGttcgattttttaaaattttacttctATATAGTTTGATATGTAGGAATTTATACTGCAAGAATAGGTTTTAAATATTTCGCTGCATATTGGCTTGTTAAAATGGTTTGCTAAACTTGCTGTACTTGTTCAGGTTATGAAAAGTCTGATCGACCTTGGGGCACTTCAGCCGACCGGGGATTTGTCCGCAGTACGCTCTTTCCCGCACTAAATTTCATTTCTATAGTTCATTTTTCTGACAATAAAGAAAACCAAAAAGGAATGGAAGCTGTGACCTTATGATTGACTTAGAACAACTTAACACGGTTTCTGAGCTatcactttttttttgttttttggattTTAGGTGAGGAGATCAGTACAATTTTTCTTAGATAATTTGTTAAGTCAAAGACCTGATCAGCAGCAAACTTTGTCGGCCATTGGTGAGGTGCACAGATACTGAATTCTTGGTTGAAAAACCTTTTTTAACCCATGCATTATGTGCCGAAATCGGGGAACAACATATGGTTTATAGTGTGATTTTAATACATAACTCGCGTCAAAAAACTTCTACTTGTGCAGGATTTATTTGCGATAGCAACTGATCAGCCTTTTCGTTTTCCTTCCACTTTTACATTTGTGCTCAGGGCCTTCTCGACACTTGAAGGTGATCTTTTTCTCTTGAAAGAAATCAAAATGATTGAATTTCCCATATCTTGCTGTATTAGATTTTTAGCAGTTTAATGTATACCTTTCAGGCATTGGTTACAACCTGGATCCTGAGTTTTCCTTCGCTAAGATTGCTGCACCATATGCACAAGTTTGTCCTATATTCATGCAAATGTTCTAATATATGTGACTTTTTAATGTTCAAACACTCAAATAAACCAATTTACACGCAGGAGCTATTAGATCTTAAGCAGCAGCAACGGACTGGGACGCAGCTCGTGCAAGAGATTAGAAAACAAGCAGATGATGTATTTTACTTCACTTATTCTCGTTTTTGCTCTCTTGCCCGTTCTACAATAACCAGAAACATGCAAAAAGATCAAACTTTTTTCGATATTTCttatctttttgatattcaagaaaaatttccACCAAAATATTGATGGGGTTCTAATCATTGTTCAGGCTAGGTCTTCCACAATCTCAATGCCTTATAGAATCCAGCGGATAGAAGATTTTGTAAAACAACTCGAGTCTGGAGACTTAAAGCTCCGAGTCCGAGTCCTTGAGGTTCTTTTCCCACCATTTtcctttttaaattaaatgatgTCTAAAATTCTAATCataacaaaagaaagaaaattgaaaatccTCATTTTTCAGTCGGAGAGAGCGGCTCGAAAAGCAAACATCCTACAGATGGCTACCATATACGCAGTTTTTGGTGGTACCCTCCTAAATCTAGGCATCACACTCAGCAGTCAAGGCAGTCAATTTGTTGCGAATGGTTCTTTTCTTGGTGCAGGTAAGTACATTACTAACAGAAATATTTTCTCAGTTTACTTTTCATAATGTTTTGATGTGTATATcatttacatgaattttttcttACAAAATCTTACTCCTTATGTTCAACTTTCATTTGAGAAGTTATAATTAGTTGGTGGCAAAAATGTTGATTAACaactatcatttttttttttacagtcgtcctttataatatattttcgatttaactcaattaatatataaatttatgagaatttatGTTGGCATTAAGAATTTTCAGGGATGATTTTTTATACTTAGAATGATTTTCTAAaactgcaatttttttttttttactctagtGTGTAATTACTTTGTAAATTATCATGAGTTATAATAATTGTTGTAGTGAGGGTATGTTgggtattttaaaattttgatagttttgttattttta harbors:
- the LOC140965844 gene encoding protein ACTIVITY OF BC1 COMPLEX KINASE 7, chloroplastic-like; the encoded protein is MVCWDYTTTKVLALEYVPGVKINDLDTIATRGFSRSRLSSHAIEAYLIQVLKTGFFHADPHPGNLAVDVDEALIYYDFGMMGDIKSFTRERLLDLFYAVYEKDAKKVMKSLIDLGALQPTGDLSAVRRSVQFFLDNLLSQRPDQQQTLSAIGEDLFAIATDQPFRFPSTFTFVLRAFSTLEGIGYNLDPEFSFAKIAAPYAQELLDLKQQQRTGTQLVQEIRKQADDARSSTISMPYRIQRIEDFVKQLESGDLKLRVRVLESERAARKANILQMATIYAVFGGTLLNLGITLSSQGSQFVANGSFLGAGVFCVLFIQSMQRVKKLDKFEKMI